From Oryzias melastigma strain HK-1 linkage group LG15, ASM292280v2, whole genome shotgun sequence, one genomic window encodes:
- the si:ch211-117n7.7 gene encoding lysophosphatidylserine lipase ABHD12, giving the protein MKRRNVKQKPSASKPNRTRNSGRKEKKERFHPWIKWGLLAAFVVFIAMPVTLIVMPEIIQQLVYKYRLKVPFFVDLSRPADFSLNHTINMYLTTEEGISLGVWHTVPAHRWEEAQGKDLAWYQNSLNDGSPVFIYFHGNTLTRAALHRVGVAKLLSALGYHVVVPDYRGFGDSTGEPSESGLTTDAIYLYNWVKARSGDSLVVIWGHSLGTGVTTNTAVKLLDQGVVFDGVILEGAFNSQRQQIPYDPFTWYYCKLPSLETLCYMFAKPLANDKIMFPSEQNLKKMKSPILFLHSEDDHLVPIEIAHQTYEVAAKAQSSDRVKLVTFDGSLGYLHNGLYRDPKLPGIIKEFVLSL; this is encoded by the exons GTTCCACCCGTGGATCAAATGGGGGTTACTGGCTGCCTTTGTTGTCTTCATTGCGATGCCTGTCACACTGATAGTGATGCCGGAAATAATTCAGCAGCTTGTGTACAAGTACAGAC TCAAAGTGCCGTTCTTCGTGGATCTGAGCCGGCCTGCTGACTTCTCCCTTAATCACACCATCAACATGTATCTAACCACAGAGGAAGGAATTTCCCTCGGTGTGTG GCACACAGTCCCTGCACACCGCTGGGAAGAGGCTCAAGGGAAGGACCTCGCTTGGTACCAGAACTCTTTAAATGATGGAAGTCCCGTTTTCATATATTTTCACGGCAACACACTCACAAG agcagctctacaccgagTGGGAGTGGCTAAA TTACTGAGTGCGCTTGGTTACCATGTGGTGGTTCCTGACTACAGAG GTTTTGGAGATTCCACAGGAGAGCCATCAGAGTCCGGTCTCACCACGGACGCCATCTACTTGTACAACTGGGTCAAAGCACGCAGTGGAGACAGCCTTGTTGTCATCTGGGGTCATTCTCTCGGCACTGG GGTGACCACCAACACGGCGGTCAAACTTTTGGACCAAG GTGTGGTCTTTGATGGCGTGATCCTGGAAGGAGCGTTCAACAGCCAACGACAGCAGATACCGTATGATCCTTTCACCTGG TATTACTGCAAATTACCAAGTTTGGAAACCCTTTGTTACATGTTTGCAAAGCCACTAGCAAACGATAAGATCATGTTCCCCTCTGAACAAAA tttgaagaaaatgaagagtcCAATACTTTTCCTTCATTCAGAGGATGATCATTTAGTTCCCATTGAAATTGCTCATCAG ACTTATGAAGTGGCTGCAAAAGCGCAGAGTTCAGACCGAGTCAAGCTGGTGACATTTGATGGTTCTCTGGGATATCTGCACAACGGCTTATACCGAGACCCCAAACTGCCAGGCATCATAAA GGAGTTTGTTTTGTCGTTATAA